The following are encoded together in the Daucus carota subsp. sativus chromosome 5, DH1 v3.0, whole genome shotgun sequence genome:
- the LOC108222242 gene encoding subtilisin-like protease SBT5.3, producing the protein MGAATATSLRVFLSLILLSLLHTPTFATEKHSFVVYMGAHSHGKSVSPVDYDRVTESHYMFLQSFLAETEEAKDSIFYSYTRHINGFAAMLDDEAAAQIAKHPKVVSVFLNKARKLHTTRSWEFMGLEDGGAILPSSIWQKARFGEDAIIGNLDTGVWPESMSFSDEGLGPVPSKWKGICQNDVDPGFHCNRKLIGARYFNKGYAALVGSLDPSYDSPRDTGGHGSHTLSTAGGSFVPGANVFGFGNGTAKGGSPKARVAAYKVCWPPKGDNECCDADILAAFDVAIDDGVDVLSVSLGNDAVGFFNDSVAIGSFHAVKHGIFVVCSAGNSGPDAGTVANVSPWQFTVGASTMDRQFPSYVSLGNKMQIKGESLSIDALPSKEFYPVILSKDAKASYASEEDAEHCKSGSLDSSEVKGKILVCLRGDNGRVDKGKQALSAGALGMILANNDLTGNEIVADPHVLPVSHITYSDGLAVYQYIHSTKSPVAYLTRPTTQLGIKPAPLMAVFSSAGPNPVTPEILKPDITAPGVSIIAAYRPFQDPQFDKSQVVFNAMSGTSMSCPHVSGIAGLLKTIYPTWSPAAIKSAIMTTARTQDNTIHAMTNVSHLKATPFSYGAGHVEPNRAMDPGLVYDLTVNDYLTFLCSLHYNQSQITLFSEEPYTCPKQISLTDFNYPSITVPNLNGSITVTRTVKNVGSPGTYKARVIRPPGITASVEPHSMRFERVGEEKSFELTLKIKQRNAAKDYVFGKLIWSDGKHFVRSPIVVKAIYV; encoded by the exons ATGGGAGCAGCTACTGCCACTTCCCTTCGCGTCTTTCTGTCACTTATTCTTTTATCGCTATTGCATACTCCCACCTTTGCTACGGAGAAG CACTCTTTTGTGGTGTACATGGGAGCTCATTCTCACGGCAAAAGTGTCTCGCCTGTTGATTATGATCGAGTGACTGAGTCACATTATATGTTTCTTCAGTCATTCTTGGCAGA GACCGAAGAGGCCAAAGATTCCATCTTTTACTCGTATACAAGACACATTAATGGTTTTGCTGCAATGCTTGATGATGAAGCAGCAGCTCAGATAGCTA AGCATCCCAAAGTTGTCTCGGTTTTTCTGAACAAGGCAAGAAAATTACATACAACGAGGTCATGGGAATTCATGGGGCTCGAGGATGGTGGTGCAATCCTCCCCAGCTCGATCTGGCAAAAGGCCAGATTTGGTGAAGATGCTATCATTGGCAATCTAGATACCG GTGTTTGGCCAGAATCAATGAGCTTTAGTGATGAAGGACTAGGACCAGTTCCATCAAAGTGGAAAGGTATTTGCCAAAATGATGTTGATCCAGGCTTCCACTGCAACAG GAAGCTAATTGGGGCAAGATATTTTAACAAAGGTTATGCTGCTTTAGTTGGATCTCTTGATCCATCCTACGACTCACCACGTGATACTGGAGGACATGGATCACATACCTTATCAACAGCTGGTGGAAGTTTTGTGCCTGGGGCAAATGTTTTTGGTTTTGGCAATGGGACAGCAAAAGGTGGATCACCAAAAGCACGAGTGGCTGCCTACAAAGTTTGCTGGCCCCCCAAGGGTGATAATGAATGCTGTGATGCAGATATATTAGCTGCGTTTGATGTTGCTATTGACGATGGTGTAGACGTGTTGTCTGTTTCACTGGGAAATGATGCTGTTGGGTTTTTTAATGATAGTGTTGCCATTGGTTCTTTTCATGCTGTGAAGCATGGTATATTTGTGGTCTGTTCAGCTGGAAACTCTGGACCAGATGCTGGTACTGTTGCAAATGTATCACCATGGCAATTTACGGTTGGAGCCAGCACCATGGATCGCCAGTTTCCTAGTTATGTCAGTCTTGGCAACAAGATGCAGATCAAG GGGGAAAGCCTTTCAATAGATGCATTGCCAAGCAAGGAGTTCTATCCAGTTATTCTATCTAAAGATGCCAAAGCATCATATGCATCTGAAGAAGACGC TGAGCATTGTAAATCTGGATCCCTGGATTCTAGTGAAGTGAAGGGAAAAATATTGGTGTGTCTTCGAGGTGATAATGGGAGGGTTGACAAGGGCAAACAAGCTCTTTCAGCAGGTGCCCTGGGAATGATTCTTGCTAACAATGACCTTACTGGAAATGAAATTGTCGCTGATCCTCACGTGCTACCTGTCTCACATATCACATACTCTGATGGCCTTGCGGTCTACCAATACATCCATTCAACCAA GTCTCCAGTGGCTTACTTAACCCGTCCAACAACTCAATTGGGTATCAAACCAGCTCCCCTAATGGCTGTTTTTTCATCAGCTGGACCAAACCCTGTAACTCCAGAGATCCTCAAG CCTGACATCACTGCACCAGGAGTGAGCATAATAGCTGCCTACAGACCGTTTCAAGATCCGCAATTTGACAAGagccaagttgttttcaatgcAATGTCAGGCACTTCCATGTCATGTCCTCATGTGTCTGGCATCGCTGGCCTGCTAAAAACCATTTATCCGACATGGAGTCCTGCTGCAATCAAATCTGCAATCATGACAACCG CAAGAACACAAGATAACACTATACATGCAATGACCAATGTATCCCACTTAAAGGCAACGCCGTTCTCCTATGGAGCAGGACACGTGGAACCAAACCGCGCTATGGATCCTGGACTGGTTTACGACTTAACTGTAAACGATTACCTCACATTTCTATGTTCCCTTCATTACAACCAAAGCCAGATCACACTATTTTCAGAGGAGCCTTATACTTGCCCGAAACAAATTAGTCTGACAGACTTCAATTATCCTTCCATCACTGTCCCGAACCTCAATGGCTCGATCACAGTGACTAGAACAGTTAAGAATGTAGGTTCACCAGGTACGTACAAAGCACGTGTAATTAGGCCACCTGGAATAACAGCTTCAGTTGAACCACATAGCATGAGATTTGAGAGGGTAGGTGAAGAGAAGAGTTTTGAACTGACATTGAAGATCAAACAGAGAAATGCAGCTAAGGATTATGTGTTTGGAAAGCTGATATGGTCAGATGGTAAGCACTTTGTGAGGAGTCCCATTGTGGTTAAGGCAATATATGTCTAA
- the LOC108221863 gene encoding pentatricopeptide repeat-containing protein At4g21065, giving the protein MALLSSAFKTKISLVLLPISKHSCFFCSKLPSNSLVKEQTLLSTFKKCVTLKDVEQVHAQIIQSGLDQNLYLMGKIIVFCAVSDRGSMDYATSVFKNLESPDGFTWNSMIRGFVRTMQVENIIGYFKKMQETGEKADNFTFSFLLKVSGQLGSVLLGEQIHCSVVKHGLEGHVFVRNTLIHMYGMLKDIDTAQQLFDERPGGNVVTWNVIIDCHVNCGNYKRAHECFSRMRRCGVEFDDVTLVAVLTACSVLGNLDFGRWIHRLADKAGLGSNVMVLNSLIDMYAKCGQVEEAYKIFSESSERNLVTWNSMILGLATHGQASEALKLFSTLLAEKLQVPNDVSFLGVLCACSHGGMVEKGKKYFDLMTREYGIKANIQHYGCVVDMLGRAGFVNEAYHFIKSMPLKCNAIVWRTLLAACRVHGNIELGEVVRRHLLELEPDHSSDYVLLANMYAGSGKWRDVMNERHSMWTRGVQKPMPGNSIIDMQPIH; this is encoded by the coding sequence ATGGCTCTCCTGAGTTCTGCATTCAAAACCAAAATTTCCCTCGTTTTATTACCAATCTCTAAACATTCTTGCTTCTTTTGTTCCAAACTGCCTTCTAACAGCTTAGTAAAGGAGCAAACTTTACTCTCAACATTCAAGAAATGTGTCACATTAAAAGATGTAGAACAAGTACATGCACAAATCATTCAATCTGGCCTTGACCAAAATCTCTATCTTATGGGCAAGATCATTGTGTTTTGCGCAGTCTCTGACCGCGGTTCAATGGACTATGCAACCTCTGTCTTCAAGAATCTTGAGAGCCCAGATGGGTTTACTTGGAATTCAATGATCAGAGGGTTTGTTAGGACAATGCAAGTTGAGAATATTATTGGGTATTtcaagaaaatgcaagaaactGGGGAAAAGGCTGataatttcactttctctttttTGCTTAAAGTTAGTGGGCAATTGGGGTCTGTTTTGTTGGGGGAACAGATACATTGCAGTGTTGTGAAACATGGGTTGGAGGGTCATGTGTTTGTGAGGAACACTTTGATTCATATGTATGGGATGTTGAAGGATATCGACACTGCGCAGCAGCTGTTTGATGAAAGGCCCGGTGGGAATGTGGTGACTTGGAATGTTATCATTGATTGTCATGTTAATTGTGGTAATTACAAGAGGGCGCACGAGTGTTTTTCCAGGATGAGGAGGTGTGGTGTGGAGTTTGATGATGTTACATTGGTTGCGGTTCTGACAGCATGTTCTGTGTTGGGGAATTTGGATTTTGGGAGGTGGATTCATCGCCTTGCTGATAAAGCTGGCCTGGGGAGCAATGTTATGGTTCTGAATTCACTGATTGATATGTATGCAAAATGTGGACAAGTTGAGGAAGCGTACAAGATTTTTAGTGAGAGTAGCGAGAGGAATTTAGTGACGTGGAATTCAATGATATTAGGATTGGCAACGCATGGCCAAGCCAGTGAAGCGTTGAAACTGTTCTCTACTTTGTTAGCTGAAAAGTTGCAGGTTCCTAATGATGTTAGTTTCCTGGGAGTTTTATGTGCATGTAGCCATGGAGGAATGGTAGAAAAAGGGAAAAAGTATTTtgatttgatgacaagagagtATGGAATTAAAGCTAACATACAACACTATGGATGTGTGGTTGATATGCTGGGTCGGGCTGGTTTTGTTAATGAGGCTTACCATTTTATTAAAAGCATGCCATTGAAATGCAATGCTATTGTGTGGAGGACTCTGTTGGCTGCTTGTCGAGTTCATGGGAACATTGAACTAGGAGAAGTAGTGAGAAGGCATTTGTTGGAATTGGAGCCAGATCATAGCAGCGATTATGTGCTTCTTGCAAACATGTATGCAGGTTCAGGGAAGTGGAGAGATGTGATGAATGAGAGACATTCGATGTGGACTAGGGGAGTCCAGAAACCAATGCCTGGCAACAGCATCATTGACATGCAACCTATTCATTGA
- the LOC108224067 gene encoding subtilisin-like protease SBT5.3, with product MGAATATPLCVFLSLILLSLLHAPTFAREKHSYVVYMGAHSHGKSVSSADLDRVTESHYKFLQSFLTRTEEAKDCIFYSYTRHINGFAATLDDEEAAQIARHPNVVSIFPNRGRKLHTTRSWGFMGLEDHGVVRPSSIWKKARFGEDTIIGNLDTGVWPESESFSDEGLGPVPSKWKGICQNDGDPSFHCNRKLVGARYFNKGYAAVVGSLDPVYDTPRDIEGHGSHTLSTAGGSFVPGANVFGYGNGTAKGGSPKARVAAYKVCWPPEGGNECFDADILAAFDVAIDDGVDVLSVSLGGDAVGFFNDSVAIGSFHAVKHGIFVSCSAGNSGPDAGTVANVAPWQFTVGASTMDRQFPSYVTLGNKIRFKGESLSVEVLPRKHFYPVVRSKDAKAADAYAEDAELCKAGSLDSTKVKGKILVCLRGDNARVDKGQQALSAGAVAMILANNEVSGNEIIADPHVLPASHITYTDGLAVYEYIQSTKSPVAYLTRPTTQLGTKPAPFMAAFSSTGPNLVTPEILKPDITAPGVSIIAAYTREVGPTNQRFDKRRVLFNAVSGTSMSCPHISGIAGLLKTLYPTWSPAAIKSAIMTTARTQDNNMHAMTNASHLKASPFSYGAGHVQPNRAMDPGLVYDLTVDDYLVFLCSLNYNQSQITLFSEEPYTCPKHIILMNFNYPSITVPNLKGSITVTRTVKNVGSPGTYKARIVRPPGITVAVKPTSLKFGKIGEEKKFKITMKLKQRSAAKDYVFGKLIWSDGKHFVRSPIVVKAF from the exons ATGGGAGCAGCTACTGCCACTCCCCTTTGTGTCTTTTTATCACTTATTCTTTTATCACTACTGCATGCTCCCACCTTTGCCAGAGAAAAG CACTCTTATGTGGTGTACATGGGAGCTCATTCTCATGGCAAGAGTGTCTCGTCTGCTGATCTTGATCGCGTGACTGAGTCACATTATAAGTTCCTCCAGTCATTCTTGACAAG GACTGAGGAGGCTAAAGATTGCATCTTTTACTCGTATACAAGACACATTAATGGTTTTGCTGCAACACTTGATGATGAAGAAGCAGCCCAGATTGCTA GGCATCCCAATGTAGTTTCGATTTTTCCAAACAGGGGGAGAAAATTACATACCACCAGGTCATGGGGATTCATGGGGCTCGAAGATCATGGTGTAGTCCGTCCCAGCTCGATCTGGAAAAAGGCCAGATTCGGTGAAGATACTATCATTGGCAATCTAGACACTG GTGTCTGGCCGGAATCTGAGAGCTTTAGTGATGAAGGACTGGGACCAGTTCCATCAAAGTGGAAAGGCATCTGTCAAAATGATGGTGATCCCAGCTTTCACTGCAACAG GAAGCTGGTTGGAGCTCGGTATTTTAACAAAGGTTATGCTGCTGTAGTTGGATCTCTTGATCCGGTCTATGACACACCACGTGATATTGAAGGACATGGATCACACACTTTATCAACAGCAGGTGGTAGTTTTGTGCCTGGGGCAAATGTTTTTGGTTACGGCAATGGGACAGCAAAAGGTGGATCACCAAAAGCACGAGTGGCTGCATACAAGGTCTGCTGGCCCCCTGAGGGTGGTAATGAGTGCTTTGATGCAGATATATTAGCTGCATTTGATGTTGCCATTGATGATGGTGTGGATGTGCTGTCTGTTTCACTGGGAGGTGATGCTGTTGGGTTTTTCAATGACAGCGTGGCCATTGGTTCTTTTCATGCTGTTAAGCATGGGATATTTGTTTCCTGTTCAGCCGGAAATTCTGGACCAGATGCAGGTACTGTTGCGAACGTAGCACCTTGGCAATTCACAGTTGGAGCCAGCACCATGGATCGCCAGTTTCCTAGTTATGTCACTCTTGGCAATAAGATTCGGTTCAAG GGAGAAAGTCTTTCAGTAGAAGTTTTGCCAAGAAAGCATTTCTATCCAGTCGTTAGATCTAAAGATGCCAAAGCTGCTGATGCATATGCAGAAGACGC TGAACTTTGCAAAGCTGGATCTTTGGATTCTACTAAGGTGAAGGGAAAGATATTGGTCTGTCTTCGGGGTGATAATGCCAGGGTTGACAAGGGCCAGCAAGCTCTTTCAGCAGGTGCTGTGGCAATGATCCTCGCTAACAATGAAGTTTCTGGAAATGAAATAATCGCTGACCCTCATGTGCTTCCTGCCTCACATATTACCTACACTGATGGCCTTGCCGTCTATGAATACATCCAATCAACTAA GTCTCCGGTGGCTTACTTAACCCGTCCAACAACTCAGTTAGGTACAAAACCAGCTCCCTTCATGGCTGCTTTTTCGTCAACAGGACCAAACCTTGTCACTCCTGAGATCCTCAAG CCTGATATCACTGCCCCAGGAGTAAGCATAATAGCTGCTTACACAAGAGAAGTAGGACCAACAAATCAGCGATTTGACAAGCGACGAGTTCTTTTTAATGCAGTATCAGGAACTTCCATGTCATGCCCTCATATTTCTGGCATTGCCGGCCTGCTGAAAACTCTGTATCCAACATGGAGTCCTGCTGCAATCAAATCTGCAATCATGACTACTG CAAGAACACAGGATAACAATATGCATGCAATGACCAATGCATCCCACTTGAAGGCATCACCTTTCTCATATGGAGCAGGACATGTGCAACCAAACCGTGCTATGGATCCCGGATTGGTTTATGACCTAACTGTAGACGATTACCTTGTATTCTTGTGTTCCCTCAATTACAATCAAAGTCAGATCACACTGTTTTCAGAGGAGCCTTATACCTGCCCGAAACACATTATTCTCATGAATTTCAATTATCCTTCCATCACCGTCCCTAACCTCAAAGGCTCAATTACAGTGACCAGAACGGTTAAAAATGTTGGTTCACCAGGTACGTACAAAGCACGCATAGTTAGGCCACCAGGAATAACAGTTGCAGTTAAGCCAACTAGCCTGAAATTTGGAAAGATTGGCGAAGagaagaaatttaaaattacaatgaaGCTCAAACAAAGAAGTGCAGCCAAGGACTATGTGTTTGGGAAGTTGATATGGTCAGATGGTAAGCACTTTGTGAGGAGTCCTATTGTGGTTAAggcattttaa
- the LOC108224066 gene encoding protein DETOXIFICATION 10, translated as MEDAESVVAVKTPENNAQQKVAKSTWNEFAAEAKLISLIFLPMVLVTTSQYLLRFASTLMVGHVGKLYLSGAVLAMSFTNVTGFSFLFGMASALETLCGQAYGAKQHKKLSVYTYGAIISLLLLCIPVAILWIFMEKFLILIHQDPLISHEAGKFSIRLIPALFPYAILQPLVRYLQSQYLILPLLVSSLATLAFHVPVCWAFVYKFNMGSDGAALAMGLSYWFNAIFLGLYAMYSPKCADTRAPFSMEVFGTIKTFLRLGIPSALMICLEWWAYEVVIFFAGIMKNPQLETSVLSISITVAVLHYFAPFALGVAASIRVSNELGAGNPKAVRMTVWVVMVLGVIEVSISAAVLFSLRHVLGRAFVSDNQIVDYVRRMTPFICLTMALDSIQGILSGVARGTGWQKLGAYVNLGSYYLVGIPVALLLGFLVHLKAKGLWIGLVSGALVQSILLAIITSFTDWKKEVEDTRVRVQEVKVPDEK; from the exons ATGGAAGATGCAGAGAGTGTTGTTGCAGTGAAGACGCCAGAGAACAATGCGCAACAAAAGGTTGCGAAATCGACATGGAATGAGTTTGCGGCAGAGGCTAAGCTGATCAGTTTGATTTTTTTGCCAATGGTGCTTGTTACAACCTCGCAGTATTTATTAAGATTTGCGTCCACTTTAATGGTTGGCCATGTCGGAAAGCTTTATCTCTCTGGGGCTGTCCTGGCCATGTCTTTCACAAATGTCACCGGCTTCAGTTTTCTT TTTGGAATGGCGAGTGCATTGGAAACATTATGTGGTCAAGCTTATGGCGCAAAGCAGCACAAAAAGCTTTCGGTGTACACGTATGGAGCCATAATATCTCTGCTTTTACTCTGCATACCAGTAGCTATTCTATGGATATTTATGGAGAAATTCCTGATCCTAATCCACCAAGACCCTCTAATTTCACACGAAGCCGGAAAGTTTTCAATCCGGCTCATACCAGCATTATTCCCATACGCAATTCTTCAACCATTGGTTCGATACCTGCAGTCTCAGTATTTGATTCTTCCTCTGCTTGTGAGCTCACTAGCAACTCTGGCTTTTCATGTCCCGGTTTGTTGGGCATTTGTGTATAAGTTTAACATGGGAAGTGATGGAGCAGCTCTGGCTATGGGTCTATCATATTGGTTCAATGCAATTTTTCTTGGCCTTTATGCCATGTATTCACCCAAATGTGCTGATACTCGTGCTCCCTTCTCTATGGAGGTTTTTGGTACGATCAAGACTTTCTTGCGGCTTGGCATCCCATCTGCTCTCATGATTTG TCTCGAATGGTGGGCGTATGAGgtagttatattttttgccGGGATTATGAAAAATCCGCAACTGGAGACTTCAGTACTCTCAATAAG TATTACGGTTGCTGTCCTGCATTATTTTGCTCCGTTCGCTCTCGGTGTTGCTGCAAG CATTCGTGTTTCAAATGAACTAGGGGCTGGAAATCCAAAGGCTGTCCGGATGACTGTCTGGGTAGTTATGGTTCTTGGAGTTATTGAGGTGAGCATTTCCGCGGCAGTACTTTTCTCCCTTCGCCATGTTCTAGGACGTGCATTTGTGAGTGATAACCAAATTGTGGACTATGTTCGGAGAATGACTCCGTTTATATGTCTCACCATGGCCTTGGACAGCATTCAAGGAATACTTTCAG GAGTTGCAAGAGGAACCGGGTGGCAGAAACTTGGCGCTTATGTGAATCTCGGATCATATTATCTAGTCGGTATTCCAGTGGCTCTACTATTAGGTTTTCTGGTGCATTTGAAGGCCAAGGGTCTTTGGATCGGTTTAGTTTCAGGAGCTCTGGTGCAAAGTATTCTGCTTGCCATTATAACAAGTTTTACGGATTGGAAAAAAGAG GTAGAGGACACTAGAGTTCGGGTGCAAGAAGTGAAAGTCCCAGATGAGAAGTGA
- the LOC135152568 gene encoding heavy metal-associated isoprenylated plant protein 16-like, translating to MKQKVVIRVDMSDPKKSKAKAIKTAASIPGVESVAIKGDSTDMLEVVGNEIDTVELTNLLRKNVGGADLISVVPAEDKVKKPVCSNCSIM from the exons ATGAAG CAAAAGGTGGTGATCAGAGTGGACATGTCTGATCCCAAGAAGTCCAAGGCCAAAGCCATAAAGACTGCAGCTAGTATCCCAG GGGTAGAATCAGTAGCAATAAAAGGCGATAGCACGGATATGCTAGAGGTGGTCGGAAATGAAATAGATACCGTCGAACTCACTAATTTGTTGAGAAAGAATGTGGGGGGTGCAGATTTAATCAGTGTTGTCCCGGCCGAAGATAAGGTGAAGAAGCCTGTTTGCTCTAATTGCTCCATTATGTGA
- the LOC108221990 gene encoding protein DETOXIFICATION 14, with protein sequence MADEEGGVAVKTPENKAKQMVAKSTWNEFVAEAKNISLIFFPMLLVSTMQYLLRFLSTLMIGHVGKLSLSSAVVSMSFTNVTGFSLLYGMSGALETSCGQAYGAKQHKKLSIYTYGAIISLLILCIPVTILWIFVEELLIIIHQDPQISHEAGRFAICSIPALFSYAILQPLVRYLQSQYLLLPLLASSLSTLAFHVPVCWAFVFKFRMGSDGAALAIGLSYCFNAIFLGLYAMFSPKCADTRAPFSMEVFSTIKDFFKIGIPSALMVCLEWWACEIIIFLAGVMKNPQVETSVLSIIITVVLLHNFAPYSLSVAASVRVSSELGAGNAKAVRRTVWVVMVLGVTEMSISALVVFSLRNILGRAFVSDNQIAAYVRRMTPYICLTMIFDSIHRILSGVARGTGWQGLGACVTLGAYYLVGIPVALLLGFLVHLRAKGLWIGLLTGGLVQSLQLAIITSLSEWQKEVENTRARVLDSK encoded by the exons ATGGCAGACGAAGAGGGTGGTGTAGCAGTTAAGACACCAGAAAACAAAGCGAAACAAATGGTTGCAAAATCAACATGGAACGAGTTTGTAGCAGAGGCCAAAAATATCAGTTTAATTTTCTTTCCTATGCTGCTTGTTTCAACCATGCAATATTTGTTAAGATTTCTGTCCACTTTAATGATTGGCCATGTTGGGAAACTTTCTCTCTCGAGTGCTGTCGTTTCCATGTCTTTTACTAATGTTACAGGCTTCAGTCTTCTG TATGGAATGTCCGGTGCACTGGAAACATCATGTGGTCAAGCCTATGGAGCAAAGCAGCACAAAAAGCTTTCCATCTATACTTATGGGGCCATTATATCGCTACTTATACTTTGCATACCAGTAACTATTTTATGGATCTTCGTGGAAGAACTTCTGATCATTATCCACCAAGACCCTCAAATTTCACACGAAGCCGGAAGGTTTGCAATCTGCTCAATACCAGCATTGTTCTCCTATGCTATCCTTCAACCGTTGGTTCGCTACTTGCAGTCTCAGTATTtgcttcttcctttgcttgcaAGTTCACTTTCAACTCTGGCTTTTCATGTCCCCGTTTGTTGGGCATTTGTATTTAAGTTTCGTATGGGAAGTGATGGAGCAGCACTAGCTATTGGTTTATCATATTGCTTCAATGCCATCTTTCTTGGCCTTTACGCCATGTTTTCACCAAAATGTGCTGATACTCGTGCTCCATTCTCTATGGAGGTTTTTAGTACAATCAAGGACTTTTTCAAAATTGGTATCCCATCTGCTCTCATGGTCTG TCTTGAATGGTGGGCATGCGAGATAATCATATTTCTGGCTGGGGTCATGAAAAATCCCCAAGTGGAGACTTCAGTGCTGTCTATTAT TATTACAGTCGTGCTCCTGCATAATTTTGCCCCATACTCTCTTTCAGTTGCGGCAAG TGTTCGGGTTTCAAGTGAATTAGGGGCTGGAAATGCAAAGGCAGTTCGGAGGACTGTCTGGGTAGTTATGGTTCTTGGTGTTACAGAGATGAGCATTTCAGCTTTAGTAGTTTTCAGCCTGCGTAATATTTTGGGACGTGCATTTGTGAGCGATAACCAAATAGCGGCCTATGTGAGGAGAATGACTCCATATATATGTCTCACAATGATCTTTGACAGCATTCATCGGATACTTTCTG GAGTTGCCAGAGGAACCGGGTGGCAGGGCCTTGGGGCTTGCGTGACTCTCGGGGCATATTATCTAGTCGGAATTCCAGTGGCTCTACTGTTGGGGTTTCTGGTGCATTTGAGGGCCAAGGGTCTTTGGATTGGTTTATTAACAGGAGGTCTGGTGCAGAGTCTTCAGCTTGCTATTATTACAAGTTTATCAGAATGGCAAAAAGAG GTAGAAAACACGAGGGCAAGGGTGCTTGACTCGAAGTGA
- the LOC108221991 gene encoding heavy metal-associated isoprenylated plant protein 16: protein MKQKVVIRVDMSDPKKSKAKAMKIAATFPGVESVAIKGDNKDKLEVVGNEIDTVQLAKLLRKNVGSADLVSVGPAKDEKKDEKKPYFQVYGQNSYPYNYYYAGQVPSYQPVYEVRDSYSDPSCSIM from the exons ATGAAG CAAAAGGTGGTGATCAGAGTGGACATGTCTGATCCCAAGAAGTCCAAGGCCAAGGCCATGAAGATTGCAGCTACTTTTCCCG GGGTAGAATCAGTAGCAATAAAGGGAGATAACAAGGATAAGCTAGAGGTGGTCGGAAATGAAATTGATACGGTCCAGCTTGCTAAATTGTTGCGAAAGAATGTGGGGAGTGCAGATTTAGTGAGTGTTGGTCCGgctaaagatgaaaagaaagaTGAGAAGAAGCCTTATTTTCAAGTTTATGGTCAGAATAGTTACCCTTATAATTACTATTATGCTGGACAGGTTCCGAGTTATCAACCTGTTTATGAGGTCAGAGATTCCTACAGTGACCCCAGTTGCTCGATTATGTGA
- the LOC108222178 gene encoding disease resistance protein RGA5 yields MAKQKVVIKVTMCCPQKSRVKAMKIAATTDGVESVALKGDDKDQIELIGEGIDTVELAKCLRKHVGRADLVSVGPFKPEEKKDDKKDEKKDDKKDDKNDFVPIYYYYPPYNYGPAPCYSYEPYCRDPSCSIM; encoded by the exons ATGGCTAAG CAAAAGGTGGTTATCAAAGTGACCATGTGTTGCCCTCAGAAATCTCGCGTCAAGGCCATGAAGATTGCAGCTACTACTGATG GGGTTGAATCAGTAGCATTGAAGGGTGATGACAAGGACCAGATAGAGCTGATCGGAGAAGGAATCGACACGGTGGAGCTCGCCAAGTGTCTGAGAAAACACGTCGGCCGTGCAGATTTAGTCAgcgtcggtccattcaaacccGAAGAGAAGAAAGACGACAAGAAGGACGAGAAGAAGGATGACAAGAAAGACGACAAAAACGATTTCGTGCCCATATATTACTATTACCCTCCGTACAATTACGGTCCTGCTCCATGCTATAGTTACGAGCCGTATTGCCGCGACCCTTCTTGCTCCATCATGTGA